Within Populus trichocarpa isolate Nisqually-1 chromosome 6, P.trichocarpa_v4.1, whole genome shotgun sequence, the genomic segment AAGACCCAGTTGATCGAGGATAAGCAGGCATTGCTTGATTTtgtgaacaatttgccacattcTCAGTCTTTAAACTGGAATGAGGGCTCTCCTGATCATTGCAATAGCTGGACTTGAGTCATTTGTAGTGGAGATGGGACTCGTGTGATTGCTGTCAGATTGCCTGGTGTTGGATTTCATGGCCCAATTCCACCAAACACTCTTAGTCGTCTGTCAGCATTGCAGATTTTGAGACTTTGATCCAATGTTATTGGTGGGAGTTTCCTTTCGATTTCTCTAATTTAAAGAACTTatcttcaatttaataatttttctggGTCACTACCAGTTGATTTCTCACTTTGGCCTCATCTTACAATTGTTAATTTGTCCAGCAATCGGTTTAATGGGAGTATTCCTTATTCGTCTTCGAATTTGAGTCACCTTGCTGTTTGAATCTCGCAAACAATTCGCTTTCCGATGAAAAGTTCCTGATTTTAATTTGCCAAATCTGAATGTGGTTGAACTGAAAGCTTATACTGCTGTTCTAGAGATGAGAAGCTGATGGTGTGTGATTATTACAGTAAGGGAGCATTTCTTCCCCTTTAGTCACCAAAACACGTtgatcattaaaattattataatagcaaaacttttttattttagcgcGAAACAAGGATTGTAGAGTATAATAAAGggaataaaatttagaaaagaaattgtattttctcaaactttaaataaaaaacagaaaataaagtAAAGTATAAaagatttttgtaattattccaaataaaaataaaaatatgaaaatctttggcaaaaaaaagaagctcacAGCATATCAAGCTAAATATATAATTgcatacaaaaaataacaatattttatttttatttctttatacataacgatatataaaaaatcagcatgtttatttttttaatatatgcatgCTACATAAAGGGATGATTTTGGCCCTCTCGACAAAAGTAAACTAAAATTGAAGGGTGGTCTTAAACAGTGCTAAATATTGTTCACATACTCATAGTATATTATGGACTAGAGcacttcttttctattttgattccttaactttttttttcatcgatTGAGtcctttaattataaaattaatagccaattgctttataattgctggctaggaaaaaattgaaagaagaaggaCCAACTTATAAAAAGCATCTAGAATAGGTGGTGTGTTTAAAGTTGGCATGAAAAGTACAATTTATTACTCCAATCTAAAAGTATActttttacgttttttttttaaattcaattttgatataaaaaccttttttttttcaattcctagTTTGTGAaggaaagaaatgtttttttgctGGATTCTAGCCAATTGCTTTTCAATTAATAGCCAATTGCTTTATAATGTTGGataaagttattgtttttgtatattCCGTCCATTAAATTGGTTAATCTTGGTGTCCACGGGTTCTATATAATGAAAGCAGGTTGATGATGGTTGTTTAAAACCTTAGTaatacctaaaaaaatagatcgaagttaagggaaaaaaatctaacccgatttgattttttgttttatgactGTTTTTAGAGCTTCTTACGTTGATAAATTGATTTCTAGGTTTTTTATGTTGTTCGTGAAgtgtttttttggtgaaaatggGTTACAAGATGGgttttcaagggaaaaaaaaaactctgtcTTGATTTTCCAGCCATCATTATGGTGGTTAAAATCTGGACAGACAGAAGACACACCCTCGGGCATAGGCCACCAGCCCGGTTATTTTttaaggctttttttttcttcttttttttaggtgcaaaataagtttaagaaaacaaaattattagacCCGGTTTGGTTCTTAGTGTGAATcacagtttttttattattgatctCTTTATACGAGTATAGagccaaaaacatatttttattttttggggtttttgtcTTGGCTTGAAACAATATATAACATTTTTGTAGGGAAAGAGGGAGATAGAAAGTGTATTGCTTAATAAGTTCAGTTTACTTTTCATATACCACAATCGATACCCTATTGATGCTCTTAAAGCTCCTGATTTAAATGGAAAACAGAAACACGTATAAGTCTAAAAGTGGGACAAGTTATTCATAACAGTTGGAATAAGCAAGCTGTCATGCAGATAGTTCTGATAGTTTAAAACCTTTAGCAGGTCATCAGAATTGATTCTAAAGGACAGACGACGGGTAAATGATGTAAAACTAGTGATACTCCAGTTCCCCAATTTATCAGATGCTATACTACCTAGAACCCTGAAAATGCAAGCTATATTGTCTCCCCTTTTATAAGGCGAATACTGAAAATGCTCTTGATTTTGATCACAAATGTGAAGATGCTGCTTTGGTGGAGAATGTCATGAGAAGTTTTCAAAGTTCAGGCCTGGTTCATGCTGCTGGAATTGCCACTTCTTTAATAAATTCGGGACAGCAATGGTTAGCAATCTGTTTTTACCTTTTCCTTTATCTGGAACTTATTAAcgtaaaaaaattgttgttacaAAGCCCGACTCCTAGAAGCCTTTGTGGCATAATTTTGTGTCTACCAACCTCTTACAAATATATGGAGAACCGTCTTTATGCAAATATTGTACGACCTGATAGAAGTTAAAAACAGGGACTTTCCAAATGGTTGGGCTCCACTTCAACACATGATAGTTGAAGGTTTGCTGAGATCTGGATTAAAAGAAGCAAGGTCATTGGCAGAAGACATAGCTGTGAGGTGGATCAAAACCAACTACATTGGATACAAGAAAACGGGCGCAATGCATGAAAAATATGATGTGCGAAAGTGTGGAGCATTCGGAGGTGGTGGAGAATACATACCCCAGGTACTTTATGAAACTCAAAAACAAGTATGGAAAGATTGCATACTTGTTTTACATACATTTGTACTGATTTTAAGCTCTTGTGGTAATGCAGACTGGTTTTGGTTGGTCAAATGGAGTTGTGTTGACATTTTTGGAGGAGTTTGGATGGCCTGAAGACCGGAGCATAGGTTGCTGATTGGTTAGGAAACTGAAGAAGCAACAGGTTCTTTTTGCGATCTTAGCGAACATAGggcat encodes:
- the LOC7485471 gene encoding probable trehalase, producing the protein MRSFQSSGLVHAAGIATSLINSGQQWDFPNGWAPLQHMIVEGLLRSGLKEARSLAEDIAVRWIKTNYIGYKKTGAMHEKYDVRKCGAFGGGGEYIPQTGFGWSNGVVLTFLEEFGWPEDRSIGC